The sequence aggaggagggtgtGCAAAGCAGAGCCTTTCTCCTCTGGATACAGAGTCATTGGGGCAGTTCCtcctctgcagagcctgctgcttTGCAGTGGTTTGGGGTCTGCTTGGGCCAAAACAAACCGGTgtctcttccagagctgctttctTGTTGGAAACGGGAGTAAAACCTTCCCCAGCAGGTCTAAGTTAGTACAGACGTGTTACGTGAATTTTAGGCCTAGTAAATGCACAAATAATGTGACTGGAGAAACCTTTCCTTAGCCTTTTAGGTTCTGGGCGTAGCAGTGGTCTTCCAGGTGCATCTCCCTTTTAGTTTGCCTTACTGATCGCGTGTTTTCTTCCCTCAGGGAATTCTCCTGGTGTACGACATCACAAACCGCTGGTCCTTCGATGGGATAGATCGATGGATCAAGGAAATAGATGAGGTAAGCCAAAGGGAAGAACCCGTGGAGCACACCAGCTTCCTACTGTGCCAGCTGTGTCCCAAAACACGTGTGGAACTGTGGGGGGAGAAACGTGGTGCTCGAGGGCAGCAGTCCAACAAAACCCTGGGGAGATGCCACCTCTGGTCTGGGGACAAGCGTGGCTcggctggggagaggaggtgaTGGCAGGCTGCTacaggcagaggaaggctttaacATCTGTCCATCAGTATCGGTTCGGTATAAACCTGGAGTAGCAGGAAAGGGCTTGGGAATGGCAAGGAAGATGGGAAAATTCCCTCTAAAGTGGACTGTGGGAGGGATAAATGAGTTGTTTTCATCGATTGCTCAGCAGTCAGAGCAGCCTCTCTTCCTTTGCCTGTCACTGCTCTTGAAGCCAGGTAGAACACCGGGTGTCAGCTGCCGTGGCTAAAGGCAAACCGTgactttctttatttttttttctttttttcagcatgcCCCTGGTGTCCCCCGGATCCTGGTGGGGAACAGGCTTCACCTCGCCTTCAAGCGGCAGGTGCCCACGGAGCAGGCCCGGGCCTACGCGGAGAAGAACTGCATGACGTTCTTTGAGGTCAGCCCCCTGTGCAACTTCAACGTGATCGAGTCCTTCACGGAGCTCTCCCGGATCGTCCTCATGCGGCACGGCATGGAGAAGATCTGGAGACCCAACAGAGGTGAGGAGGGTGCTCTGCGTGGGCAGCTGGAGGGGATGAAGGAGAGAGGGGTAGGACTGCCTGGGTGGGAGGCTCGTGTGCTTGGCCCCGTGGGGTCTGAAAGCACCTGGTGAAATGGTGAAATGCTGAAGCTGAGCTGCAGCGAGCTGCCTGGGCTGGTGCCGGAGCCCTGCAGTGAGGGATGGGCAGCTCCAGAGGGCAGCTCAGCATGTCTGGGCTCTGAGCTGCTCTGGGACATCCTGCACCTCTGCTTTTACTCTAGATGAGGCTGAGGGTGATTACTTGAAAGTAGTGCAGTCAGATGGTTGTGTGGGATGAGCCCGAGTGTAAGCAACTCTGTCCTTATCCCTGCCTGAGCCTGTATCTCCTGTTTTGGCAAGACGTGGGGGCAGAGTGAGCccagggcagcacaaggagTTGAAAAGGGATAAACCACGTCCCTGCTGTAGGCATGAAGCAGTGGGCTGGGATGTTCTGTGCATCAAGGTGCATGTGCTGCAGGGCGGAGGGCAGCGAGCAGAGCCCACCTGATGTCCCAGCCCGTTGAATTAGAAGCGAAATAACCCTTAGGCCCCACGCTCCTGGCTGGAGGTAGCAGCATGTCCTGCTGgcaggctgagcagcaggagTTTAACACCCCACGAGGGATGACCTGCCTTCATTGGGGTCCTGCCATCCTGCTCGCTAGGGAGGGACAGGGACGATCCCACTTGCTGGCCCCACTCACCAAAGTGTCTGCCAGACTCTCCCAGAGGGCAGCACCCCtacctgctgcctgcctgggagcagcagagagaCTTCAGCAGCCGGCTGGAGGTGAACGTGTGCCCTCCTGTGGCCGGCTGCTGGGAAATCCCATCCCAGCCGACTTGCCAAGGCAGATCCACACGGTTACGCTGAGCTACGAGGACTCTGGGAAGCTTGTCCTGGCTGGATGGGATCCCGCTGCTGCAAGCACCCCGCAGAGAGGCAGCTCGTGGCTGCTGCTCACCCAGTAGGTCCCCAACGAGAACATCCTACATCAGGGCTGGCCAACAGAGTAaactccttccccagcttccccttcaggctgcccaggggaaaACCAGGCGTGGGGCAGGGGCACGAGCCAGCCCAGCATCTGAGCCCAGGGCTGGCCTCCTGCAAAGTCTGGCCTCCGCAGGCAGAGCCTACCTGAGCCCTACCCCACACCTCCCCTGACTAATCTGCTCTCTGCTCAGGGCTCCCCTGCAGTCACTTTTAGCTCTTCTCCCCTTCTAAGCAAAAACTGCACGTTGTAAAGAATGGCTGCAGGAAGGAGGCAGCCCTTGAGGTCTCTTGGGCCTTGACTGTGTGGTCTTTTTCTCCCACCAGTGTTCAGCCTGCAGGACCTGTGCTGCCGAGCCATCGTTTCCTGCACCCCGGTGCACCTCATCGACAAGCTGCCGCTGCCTGTCACCATCAAGAGCCACCTGAAATCCTTCTCCATGGCCAACGGGATGAACGCGGTGATGATGCACGGCCGCTCGTACTCCCTGgccagcagcggcggcggcagcagcagcaaaggcaaCAGCTTGAAGAGATCCAAGTCGATTCGGCCGCCCCAGAGCCCCCCACAGAACTGCTCGCGCAACAACTGCAAGATCTCTTAGCAGGACGGAGGCGCCGTGAGCTTCGAACGTGTCCGCACCCACCCACCGATGTACAGATGTTTGCACACTTCACCCTTTTCGACTGGATCCCTTCGGATGGGCCTCGGCTGCTCCTCTGCCGGCGCGTGTGAGCGTTGGGAACGTGCTCACGTTTGGCCTCGCATGTGAAGCGCGGTGCCGGCCGGGGGGGAGAGGACTCTGCCAAGTGACCCTCCAAGAATGCTTTGGGCTTTGCCTCTCGGCCTGGGGTGGAAAATTCAGCAGCTGCcgggttggggaggggggaaggggaaaaaagctcaTCCAGTTTCGATGGAGAAATGGATTTAATGGCAGATTGAGAGGCTTAAGGGAGTAGGCAAGGAGAGTCTGTGCTGCAACTTTAACTCTTGGACTCCTGAACAGATTGCTGGTGCAATAGCGGCTGTTGGATGTAGTAAAGAAAATGGGGACAGGGGACTAGTGACCGTTTCCACCAGGATGTTAACCTGCTGttgccaaaaagaaaagaggggaaagaaaaaaaaaaaaaaaaaggcaggagttGGCCGATTGGCAAGCTGAAGGAAGCACTCTGCTTGCCTTCTTCGTTTATTTATGTAAatagtatacatatatatatatcacttgttttttaaggttttttttaagaagcagtCAGGGAAAATTTTATGCAGCCATGTAAATAAAAGCACGGGATTAACTTGACCAGTGTcagcaaaaggggaaaaatggaggattttaagatgaaaatacaCAAATGCTTTAAGAGACTTCCAGTCGCTGCCAGGATTTATGCTGGGATTTTTAAATACTACATATGCAGAAGGAAAGAACGATTGGCGTGTTAACGTACCCCAAGCTGCTTTACTCTGATTGTTCCCTAAAACTTGAGTGCCGAAGGCAGGGTGGGATTTAGAATCGATtcgagggcagagcaggggccTGGggctggattttgttttcagcGGGCAGGACAAAGAGGCAGCTCTGAGGTTTGAAGCCACCCAGGCGACCGACCGACGCCTCAATCAGGTGCACGTTAGAAGATGTGAGGAGATCAGGGGCTGAGGAGCAGCGGGGGGAAGCCCTGAGCCtaaagcagcaggaaggtgcCGACCTTGTCCTGTACTGGGAGCAGCgcagcagagccctgcctcCACCATGCGCTGCGTGCACCTCCTGGATCCTCGCATTGCCACCCCGTGAGACTGGCCCTGAATCCtgccttttttgctttgctttcccaaAGATGCCCTGCCTGAGCTCGTGCTGCTGTGGCTCCTCCTGGATGAAAGCGGGCAGGGGCAGACGCAGCTCGTCCCGCTGgaggtgaaggagcagcagtgggGCTGCGGCTGGGGATGGACGCTGGGCGCCGTTTGCGCAGCAGGGCAGCAGTCACCGGCCCCCACGTCCCGCCGTGGTGAGCGTGCTGGGCTCGTGGCCACGGCAGGGATCAGGAAAACCGGCTGCTTTGTCCTGTGGGACTGCTCCTGGGTTTTAGAGGACGTGCAGGCTCGGTGGCGAGAGCCTGAGATACGCGCCTGGGGCAGGAGAAGATCTGTCAAACAAAGGCATGCGCATCCCTGGCGCAGTCCCTTGGCACTGTATTGGTTTGTGATGGAAATTCACCTGGAAACTGAAAACTCACGCCTAGACCTTACTGCAGCAGAAGAGCAGGGCCTGGCAgcggtgctgagctgtgctgacgggtccctgcagccagccaggaCGTGTGGATCGCGAGCACCATGGCAGAAAGTGAACTGCTCTTCGTCTCCGCGGAGGAGAGCGGCGGTGCAGTGCTGCCATCTTCCTCCTGTTGTCAGCAACTCCTTGGGGCCTCGGcgtgctcctctcctctcctctcctcccgaAGCTCCCCGTCGCCTTGCACGGGCAGGATGAAGCCGCAGCAGTTTCTGCGAGGCTGACGACCCCCTTGGTGCAAGCAGCAGGCGGgcgggcagccccctgccctgggcgAGGAAGGAGCCttccccctccccgctccgcgGAACAAAACCCGGCGCTGGGGTGGGTTTCTTGGCTTGTCCCTGGTGTGCTTTATTGCCCAGCTCAAATGAGCGGGGAGAGAATTAAACCCCGGGCAGAGGGGGGGAGAAGAATCCTTTGTAGTGGTGATTTGGCTCAGGAGCAAAGCTGCAGCCGATTTCGGCACGGAGGCCGGGGGATTTCTGGAACCTGTCTGGGACGGCTGGCACCTGTTTCCCATCACTTAACACACAGCAGAAGACAATCGCTGGCTCAGCAGCCCGGCGGGCTGGGGATATACGGCCAACAGGTGATgcaccccagccctgcagaaggcAGCTCCTCCTGGAAAACATCTCCTGggcagcgcggggccgggctgcaggCGGCCTCTCGCCTccgcagcagccaggcagcggCGCGCGAGGCGGAGAGGCACGAAGGTTTCCTTCACAAAGTCACAAAGCTGCTGCATGTGTAGAAAAACTCGACGTACCtctgcttggttttgctttgagACATGCGGCACCTCCTGCGCCTTTTGcccaaagctgatttttttttttattttttattttttcatcctgtAAAGTTCAAGAGATCCCGTCTGGAGGGAGAACGAAAGATTCACCCGGAATGTTTGCTCAGcaacttattttattattttttttaatttaaaaaggaaaagaggtcCTTGCATCTGATGTCAACACTAGTCTTTAGCTGCTCTCCAACACTTGTACCATTCCTGAgggttgtgttttggttttgtttcttggactgtccttttatttttttattcctttgtacAGTCAATGTTGTTCAACTGATTAtacatggttttgttttatataaattaaagccttttttgttttgaactgcCAACCAGGAGGTGGAGGAGTTGTAtcagggtttttttggggggtgtgggaggaggctgggaagagctgtaaaagaaaaagtggtGGTTTTGCCCCAAACTGGGCAAAAGCAGGTGTGCTTGTGATGCTGGTGTGTGCCCCATCCAGCAACAGGAGCTGACACTGATCTCAGCTTCCCTTTGGGGAGGTGGGAATCTTAAACTCCTGACGCTGGTTCTGGTGTTTTGCCCTGCTCCATACACACAAAAGCTGAAATTGTTCTCATCAAAAGCTCGATTGTCACACCATGGCTGAGGTTGGGTGGCTTTAAGCAAGCGGAGCCCAGCCTGGCAGGGGCTGAGTGCTGGAGGAAGGCGCCGTCCCCGTGGTGCTCGTGGGTTTGTGCAGCCGCCCCATGgccctgggagctgggagctggagtCCAGAGCCAGCAGCTTGCTGCGGGGCTGGAAGGAAACTTCTCCTCGCCCCATCCtcttctgctcccagcccaccTCCCCGTGacctccctcttcccctgccTGCTCACTTCCCGAGGATCAGATTTTCCACTTCGTACCAGACCGGCCACGCTTGTTTTAACAGCTTAAGTAATTattgctggggctgggagggggcaagGGGGGAAATCAGATAGCGTCTGCAGCCTGGAAAACCCTGAACTAAGGTAAAAGCTTGGCCGGGGAAGAGTCACGGAGCCCTTTTTGTTCTCCGGGTGGCTTCTGGCAGCGACTGCGCCTCATCAGCACGGTCTGGCCGAGGGCTGTGGGTGGCTTCAGGTGGGGGAAGCGCCAGCAGGAGCCAGCTCTGCGGGGGGAGCAGGGCAAGGAGATGCCATACACAGCATGCTGTGGCTCTGGCTGGTCCCGTTGTGCCCCCCGGGTTGTTCCTTGGGGCTGTGGGGTCGAGGCAGTGCCCCCCTGCCCCTATCCAGGCTGCTCGGTGCTGGGGTGCGGTGGCCgcgctgctggagcaggagctgtcGCCCTCACTAGGGCTCAGGGCTGCTGAGCAAAAGCCACCATCGGTGTCTGTGACCTTGGAAATGACCCCCAAAAATCCCCGCTCTGGTGCACGATGCCTGTCTGAGcagtggctggggctgggagcagagctgggcacgGTGATACAGCCATGGGAACAGCAGATGAAGTCCCAATTCCTGAAAACCTTTAGATGATGAGGGTTTCTAGCATGCTTGTTCTGGGGGGCAGGAGGATTGCCTCGTCGACCCCgtcctgaagcagcagcagcaccaccggGGGAGGTGAGGGCTTGGAGGTGCCCGTCCCGTCCCCAGGGTCCCCAGGTGGCGATGCCCCCGTGGCTGCACCTTGGCTGGAGcgaggggggatttggggctgggggcgtgTGGGGTCTCTGCACAGAGCCCTGTGGCTGTGTatggggggtgcagggggctccaggctgctgtgctgcccctCGGGCTGCTCGGATGCAATTCTCCGTTTGCAAAATCTCTCGCCAGCCTCCCCGCTGGTGTCCCAGGGTGGCACAACCCCCCCTGCACACCCCAAACCAACTCAGCCAAGGGGTTGTCTGCACCTGGAGGATGGGATGATGCCCAGGGGACAGCCTGGACCTGGTGTTGATTTGCCCGTTTTGCCACCCCTCAGCACTACGATGGGCTGGGGGTTAAAAAAAAGGCTAAGGAGGGAGcgcacccagctctgcctgcgCCTGGCGGGGGTTTGGTGCTCATCCAGCTCCCAGGTCAAAGCTCGGGTCGCGGCTTctgccagtgctgcaggagtTAATGCTCCCCAGGCCGCTCCGAGACCCTTCCTGCCGCAGGTCAGTCTCCAGCAGGGATTAAGGGAATCTGGCTGGGAGCAAGGGCCGGCTCCTGCCAGCTTAGGGCCGGCTCCGGGAGGTGCTGTGCAAGGCAGCAGTGGGGTTGCAGCCCCGGCGCAGGGTCCGGCCGGGGTCTGGCAcggccaggagctgcctccccGGAGCAGAAAAATACGGAGCGTAAAAACCCAGCTGCACATCATCACCGGCTGCTGCTggagcggggagggagggagggccGGCTACAAACCTGGGGGTTtacggggggctgggggagcccgCAGGTgcccagaggagaaggcagacgtggggtgggggtcccagagcagcccccagcatggccctgcagccccccagccccactgcccgGCCGCTGTAGCCCGGATCTGCGGCCGGCggtgccgtggggctgggggctgcggctgCTTCCCCGCCAGCAGACCCGGGGTGGCCGAGCCGCGGCGGGCAGACAACAGGCTCTGGCTGTTTTCTCATCCTGCAGGAATTCGGCTCCATGGGCcgggcatttttttcccctcctttcacTCTCTCTCTTTGGAGACTTTCCGCATTCTGCCTTTGATCTCCCCCCTGTGTTTGCCCAGTCGATCGGCTCAGACGGGGTTAGAGGCTGAGGTCAGCGCCTTTTCCATtccaaacacccagaaacatcagTGAGAAGGGAGGGGATTCAGATTACAACCTTCCCGTCCTCCCCTTCCACCCCTGCCCCACACGCAGGCTgcaccccagccccactgcctgctcctggccGTGCTGGGAGCCTGGCCCTGCCGCCACCGCCACGGCTTTGGGGTGCCAGGCATGGAGTGAGCCCCCCGGCAGCACGGGGACACCACCGAGGCTGAGCCACCACCGCACGATGCTGTCCCCATCACCCTGAGGGCTCAGCGATGGACGGAGGTGCCGGGCAGCATCCCCGCAGAGCCAGCACGCTGCAGGCGCGCTAAACCACAGCGGTTTGGacctcatctcctcctcctctttgtcctccctgcctcctttttgatttttttgggggattttttttttttcccttccatccAATGTGATTTGTGCCGAGCCTCGCGgcagggcacagggcagccAGATGCCTCGCCGGAGTTTTGGCCGCCCGGGACCCCGGGTGCACGCAGGCAGGCGGCAGCTCGGCGGGGCTGAGCCGATGCTTGcggtgctgctcctgcccttgctggccgccgccgccgccgggctgAGCCTGCAGCCGGCCAGGATGCGGCACCTGGGGGTCTGCCCCAACCAGCTGAACCCCAACCTCTGGGTGGACGCGCAGAGCACCTGCGAGCGGGAGTGCCAGGCCGACCAGGTGAGCGGGGGGCTGcgtgggggctgcgggcacggaTGGGATGGGTtcgggtgctgctggggctgcacgCAGCTGCTTGGAAAAAACCCATGTGGTTTTGTGGGgctggggtgtccccagggggtgCTGGTTCCCAGTGTGTCAGGATGGCTGGTCCCAgtgccgggggctgcagccggtGCCCCGCGTGCTCAGCCCCTCTGCAACTTCACCCTGCCCTGCACGAGCGGTGCCCTGGGGCTGTTCCCAAACCCTGCAGCAGGCAAAGCTACGGCTCATTGCCCCACCGTGTCCCCCCCAGCCACTCTCCATGTCCAAGacctcccccctgccccatacACCCCCAGGATGTCCCCAGCTGGTTGTGGGACCACCGCTGAGATGAGGGGTGTGGGTGCAGTGGGACTGCTCCCCCCACCAAGCCCCTCAGCTCTCCCAGTGCTGCCCATCCCAGGGGACTGACCACGCTGCAGTCCATCACTGCAATGAGTTTTGCCTCCCCTCAGCCAGCCGAAGCTCGCAGGCTCCCCGACCCACAGAGAGTGGGGtatgggggggggacagcacCGGGTCCCCTCTCAGTGCACCCACAGTGGCAGGGCCTCACCGGGTGACCGGGGGGGCCTGGCATCGCTGTGCAGGGGGGGCTGTCTGTGCCTCACCCCCACCATCCTGGGGGGCTGAGTTCAACCCGGGTCCGGGCACAGCTGTGCAGGGAAGGTCCAGCTCAGACCCAACACCCAGAGGAGCCCAGGAACGATGGAGGCTCTCCAGCAGTGGGAGCATCCCCACAGTGGTGGCACGGCGCTgacccctctctcccctcctttcccttcccttcccctcccggcCAGGACTGCGAGGGCTTCGAGAAGTGCTGCACCAACGTCTGCGGGCTGCGCAGCTGCGTGGCCGCCCGCTTCGCCGACGGCAGCCTGCCGGCAATGGAGCTGGGCCGCGGGCCCTCGTGCGAGAGCTTCGTGTGCGCGCAGCAGGGCTCCGACTGCGACATCTGGGACGGGCAGCCCGTCTGCAAGTGCAAGGACCGCTGCGAGAAGGAGCCCAACTTCACCTGCGCCTCCGACGGCCTCACCTACTACAACAAGTGCTACATGGACGCTGAGGCGTGCCTGCGCGGCACGCGCCTCACCACCGTGCCCTGCAAGTACATCTTCACCTGGCCCGACACCAGCCCCGTGCCGCGGGAGACGACGGCGCGGC comes from Anas acuta chromosome 15, bAnaAcu1.1, whole genome shotgun sequence and encodes:
- the RAB40C gene encoding ras-related protein Rab-40C, producing MGTQGSPVKSYDYLLKFLLVGDSDVGKGEILESLQDGASESPYAYSNGIDYKTTTILLDGRRVKLELWDTSGQGRFCTIFRSYSRGAQGILLVYDITNRWSFDGIDRWIKEIDEHAPGVPRILVGNRLHLAFKRQVPTEQARAYAEKNCMTFFEVSPLCNFNVIESFTELSRIVLMRHGMEKIWRPNRVFSLQDLCCRAIVSCTPVHLIDKLPLPVTIKSHLKSFSMANGMNAVMMHGRSYSLASSGGGSSSKGNSLKRSKSIRPPQSPPQNCSRNNCKIS